One genomic window of Pagrus major chromosome 22, Pma_NU_1.0 includes the following:
- the epm2a gene encoding laforin, whose amino-acid sequence MLFRFGVILTPESSDVEVFVLGSRAEMGHWDPSRAVQMKASQKLPSPHEPCLWIGDVQLAEPVREPLWFKFVKRLGGTFIWEGSGPSHDRCCSYDDRNVVDGVYCHPIGHWIEETGHTDEMKHTTSFYFSVAGQKAMHFSRVLPRVWLGSCPRQVEHVTVKMRHELGITAVMNFQTEWDVVNNSSGCRRNEGEAMTPETMMHLYKDCGLAYVWIPTPDMSTEGRIRMLPQAVFLLHGLLENGHTVYVHCNAGVGRSTAAVCGLLMYLLGWSLRKVQYFVTARRPAVYIDEEALVRAQADFLQKFGQLRSSISSPET is encoded by the exons ATGTTATTCAGATTCGGTGTCATTCTCACTCCGGAGTCTTCGGACGTGGAGGTGTTTGTTTTGGGCTCCCGTGCAGAAATGGGCCACTGGGACCCGAGCCGAGCCGTGCAGATGAAAGCCTCACAGAAGCTCCCGTCGCCGCATGAACCGTGTCTGTGGATCGGCGACGTGCAGCTGGCAGAGCCGGTCAGAGAGCCGCTGTGGTTCAAGTTCGTCAAAAGACTCGGAGGCACTTTCATATGGGAAG GTAGCGGTCCGAGCCATGACAGATGCTGCTCATACGATGACAGGAACGTGGTGGATGGGGTGTACTGCCACCCGATTGGTCACTGGATAGAGGAAACAGGACACACAGATGAGATGAAACACACCACCAGTTTTTACTTCAGTGTGGCTGGTCAGAAGGCCATGCATTTCTCCAG GGTACTGCCACGTGTCTGGCTGGGCAGCTGCCCTCGACAGGTGGAACATGTGACTGTAAAGATGAGGCATGAATTGGGAATTACTGCAGTGATGAACTTCCAGACGGAGTGGGACGTGGTAAACAACTCCAGTGGCTGCAGGCGCAACGAAGGGGAAGCTATGACCCCAGAGACCATGATGCATTTGTACAAAGACTGCGGCCTGGCGTACGTGTGGATACCAACACCTGACATGAGCACTGAGG GTCGGATCAGGATGCTTCCCCAGGCTGTATTCTTACTTCATGGTCTCTTGGAGAATGGTCACACTGTCTACGTTCACTGCAACGCTGGAGTTGGCCGGTCGACGGCAGCTGTGTGTGGCCTGCTCATGTACCTCCTCGGCTGGAGCCTGAGGAAGGTGCAGTACTTTGTCACAGCCAGGAGGCCAGCGGTGTACATAGACGAGGAGGCTTTAGTCCGAGCTCAGGCAGACTTCCTCCAGAAGTTTGGACAACTGCGGTCATCCATCTCTTCCCCAGAGACATGA
- the LOC141018211 gene encoding hydroperoxide isomerase ALOXE3-like, with product MAGYKVEVATGDMKEAGTWDKVYVTLFGTEGKSERTELDNYGLDFNRGTVRTYTIKTTSSLGKLLLIKVEKDPFWVLQEDEWYCSKIVVTTPEGEVLLFPCHRWISRGELVELRGGRAMKVFEDDHPLLIDHRKNELMQKKSFYQWKILAEGLSHINHFNNVSELPAEVRFSKTRDNEMLNTKKITGLELKIKGLLGSAEKWESIDDMKKIFSFTSTKMSEYVAEHWKEDDFYGFQFLNGVNPNVIKRCSELPQNFPVTEEMVKLFLEEGSSLRNEMKKGNIFLYDQKKMDRIPARPYDGETLCVTAGLCLFYMNPENKLMPIAIQLHQQPSEENPIFLPSDLETDWLLAKVFIKNADSMDHQAVHHLMNTHFLIEVYTVATLRCFPVIHPIYKLLFPHFRYTLNVNTAGRGSLFRPEGPLSMSSLGYDGMVELMRRSLSELTYSSLCLPENIAARGLESIPNFYYRDDSLKLWDIISSFVGAIVENYYPSDRDVHKDTELQDWISEIFTHGFLGNKASGFPACFHTIEEVTKFITLVIFTATAQHAAVNNGQFDYYSWPPNASLLLHKPPPNTKGQSSMETILETLPNVGETVSMVAMARLLSEKYSDVVPFGTYPEERFDEPAPKQMIKEFQAELSFLIEQIATRNSQLEVPYTYLNPNQIENSVTI from the exons ATGGCTGGGTACAAGGTAGAAGTGGCAACAGGTGACATGAAAGAAGCAGGAACATGGGACAAAGTGTACGTCACCTTATTTGGAACTGAAGGGAAGAGTGAGCGAACTGAGTTGGACAACTATGGTCTGGACTTTAATAGAGGAACAGTAA GGACCTATACGATTAAAACCACTTCGTCACTGGGGAAACTTCTGCTGATCAAGGTGGAGAAGGATCCTTTCTGGGTTCTCCAAGAAGACGAGTGGTACTGCTCCAAAATAGTGGTGACGACTCCGGAGGGAGAAGTCCTTCTTTTCCCCTGCCACAGATGGATCTCCAGGGGAGAGCTGGtggagctgagaggagggagag CCATGAAGGTTTTTGAGGATGACCATCCCCTGTTGATTGACCACCGAAAAAATgagctgatgcagaaaaagagcTTTTACCA gtgGAAGATTTTGGCTGAAGGACTATCCCACATCAACCATTTCAACAATGTGTCTGAGCTGCCAGCTGAAGTCCGTTTCTCAAAAACCAGAGATAATGAAATgcttaacacaaaaaaaataac TGGTCTTGAACTCAAGATCAAGGGGCTGCTTGGATCTGCAGAAAAATGGGAAAGCATTGAcgacatgaaaaaaatcttctcGTTCacatcaacaaaaatgtcag AGTATGTTGCAGAACACTGGAAGGAAGACGACTTTTATGGATTCCAGTTTCTAAATGGAGTCAACCCCAACGTGATCAAGCGCTGCTCAGAGCTTCCCCAAAACTTCCCAGTCACAGAGGAGATGGTGAAGCTGTTCCTGGAAGAGGGAAGCTCTCTGCGGAATGAAATGAAG AAGGGCAATATCTTCCTCTATGACCAGAAGAAGATGGACAGAATACCAGCCAGACCTTATGATGGTgaaactctgtgtgtgactgctgGACTCTGTTTGTTCTACATGAACccagaaaacaaactgatgcCAATAGCAATACAG CTTCATCAACAACCTTCTGAGGAGAACCCCATCTTTCTGCCCAGTGACCTGGAGACAGACTGGCTGCTCGCCAAGGTGTTTATTAAAAATGCAGATTCCATGGATCATCAAGCAGTCCATCACCTCATGAACACTCACTTCCTGATAGAAGTCTATACTGTCGCCACTCTCCGCTGCTTTCCTGTGATTCATCCCATCTACAAG CTGCTCTTTCCACACTTCCGGTACACTCTCAACGTCAACACTGCAGGCCGTGGATCTCTTTTTAGACCTGAGGGACCTTTGAGTATG AGTTCTCTTGGATACGATGGGATGGTGGAGCTCATGAGAAGGTCTCTCTCTGAACTGACCTACAGCTCCCTCTGTCTACCAGAGAACATCGCTGCAAGAGGACTGGAATCGATCCCCAACTTCTACTACAGAGATGATAGCCTGAAGCTGTGGGACATCATCAGCAG CTTCGTGGGGGCAATAGTGGAGAACTATTACCCCTCAGACAGGGATGTCCATAAAGACACCGAGCTGCAGGACTGGATCAGTGAGATATTCACACATGGCTTCTTAGGAAACAAAGCCTCAG GGTTCCCGGCATGCTTTCATACTATCGAGGAGGTGACCAAGTTCATCACCTTGGTGATCTTCACAGCGACGGCTCAACATGCTGCAGTCAATAATGGACAG TTTGACTACTACTCCTGGCCACCCAATGCCTCGCTCCTGCTGCACAAACCTCCTCCAAACACTAAGGGGCAGTCAAGCATGGAGACAATCTTGGAGACCCTCCCAAATGTTGGAGAAACAGTCAGTATGGTAGCAATGGCCAGGCtgctttcagaaaaatacagtgaTGTG GTTCCCTTTGGTACATACCCTGAAGAGCGATTTGATGAGCCTGCACCTAAGCAGATGATTAAGGAATTTCAAGCAGAGTTGTCTTTCCTGATTGAACAGATTGCAACAAGAAACTCACAGCTTGAAGTACCATACACATATCTGAACCCTAACCAGATAGAGAACAGTGTAACTAtttaa
- the LOC141018210 gene encoding hydroperoxide isomerase ALOXE3-like — MAEYKLEVTTGNMTNAGTFDHVFVTLFGTGGKSERTELDNYGVDFKTGMVRIYTVKTRLSLGKLLLVKLEKDPFWVLPEDEWYCSKIVVTTPEGEVLLFPCYRWISRGELVELRGGRAMKVFEDDHPLLIDHRKNELMQKKSFYQWKILAEGLSHINHFNNVSELPAEVRFSKNRDTEMLNTKKITGLELKIKGLLGSAEKWESIDDMKKIFSFTSTTMSEYVAEHWKEDDFYGFQFLNGVNPNVIKRCSELPQNFPVTEEMVKPFLEEGSSLQNEMKKGNIFLYDQKKMDRIPARPYDGETLCVTAGLCLFYMNPENKLMPIAIQLHQQPSEENPIFLPSDLETDWLLAKVFIKNADSMDHQAVHHLMNTHFLIEVYTVATLRCFPVIHPIYKLLFPHFRYTLNINTAGRGSLFRPEGPLSMSSLGYDGMVELMRRSLSELTYSSVCLPENIAARGLESIPNFYYRDDGLKLWDIISRFMGAIVENYYPSDSDVHKDTELQDWISEIFTHGFLGNKASGFPACFHTVEEVTKFITLVIFTATAQHAAVNNGQFDYYSWPPNASLLLHKPPPNTKGQSSMETILETLPNVGETVTMVAMAKLLSEKYSDVVPFGTYPEERFDEPAPKQMIKEFQAELSFLIEQIATRNSQLEVPYTYLNPNQIENSVTI, encoded by the exons ATGGCTGAGTACAAGCTAGAAGTGACAACAGGTAACATGACAAACGCAGGAACGTTTGATCACGTATTTGTCACCTTATTTGGAACTGGAGGGAAGAGTGAGCGAACTGAGCTGGACAACTATGGTGTAGACTTTAAAACTGGGATGGTAA GGATTTACACAGTGAAAACCAGATTGTCTCTGGGGAAACTTCTGCTGGTCAAGCTGGAAAAGGATCCTTTCTGGGTTCTCCCAGAAGACGAGTGGTACTGCTCCAAAATAGTGGTGACGACTCCGGAGGGAGAAGTCCTTCTTTTCCCCTGTTACAGATGGATCTCCAGGGGAGAGCTGGtggagctgagaggagggagag CCATGAAGGTGTTTGAGGATGACCATCCCCTGTTGATTGACCACCGAAAAAATgagctgatgcagaaaaagagcTTTTACCA gtgGAAGATTTTGGCTGAAGGACTATCCCACATCAACCATTTCAACAATGTGTCTGAGCTGCCAGCTGAAGTCCGTTTCTCAAAAAACAGAGATACTGAAATgcttaacacaaaaaaaataac TGGTCTTGAACTCAAGATCAAGGGGCTGCTTGGATCTGCAGAAAAATGGGAAAGCATTGAcgacatgaaaaaaatcttctcgttcacatcaacaacaatgtcag AGTATGTTGCAGAACACTGGAAGGAAGACGACTTTTATGGATTCCAGTTTCTAAACGGAGTCAACCCCAACGTGATCAAGCGCTGCTCAGAGCTTCCCCAAAACTTCCCAGTCACAGAAGAGATGGTGAAGCCGTTCCTGGAAGAGGGAAGCTCTCTGCAGAATGAAATGAAG AAGGGCAATATCTTCCTCTATGACCAGAAGAAGATGGACAGAATACCAGCCAGACCTTACGATGGTgaaactctgtgtgtgactgctgGACTCTGTTTGTTCTACATGAACccagaaaacaaactgatgcCAATAGCGATACAG CTGCATCAACAACCTTCTGAGGAGAACCCCATCTTTCTGCCCAGTGACCTGGAGACAGACTGGCTGCTCGCCAAGGTGTTTATTAAAAATGCAGATTCCATGGATCATCAAGCAGTCCATCACCTCATGAACACTCACTTCCTGATAGAAGTCTATACTGTCGCCACTCTCCGCTGCTTTCCTGTGATTCATCCCATCTACAAG CTGCTCTTTCCACACTTCCGGTACACTCTCAACATCAACACTGCAGGCCGTGGATCTCTTTTTAGACCTGAGGGGCCTTTGAGTATG AGTTCTCTTGGATACGATGGGATGGTGGAGCTCATGAGAAGGTCTCTCTCTGAACTGACCTACAGCTCCGTCTGTCTGCCAGAGAACATCGCTGCAAGAGGACTGGAGTCGATCCCCAACTTCTACTACAGAGATGATGGCCTGAAGCTGTGGGACATCATCAGCAG GTTCATGGGGGCAATAGTGGAGAACTATTACCCCTCAGACAGTGATGTCCATAAAGACACCGAGCTGCAGGACTGGATCAGTGAGATATTCACACATGGCTTCTTAGGAAACAAAGCCTCAG GGTTCCCAGCATGCTTTCATACTGTCGAGGAGGTGACCAAGTTCATCACCTTGGTGATCTTCACAGCGACGGCTCAACATGCTGCAGTCAATAATGGACAG TTTGACTACTACTCCTGGCCACCCAATGCCTCGCTCCTGCTGCACAAACCTCCTCCAAACACTAAGGGGCAGTCAAGCATGGAGACAATCTTGGAGACCCTCCCAAATGTTGGAGAGACAGTCACCATGGTAGCAATGGCCAAGCTGCTTTCAGAAAAGTACAGTGATGTG GTTCCCTTTGGTACATACCCTGAAGAGCGATTCGACGAGCCTGCGCCTAAGCAGATGATTAAGGAATTTCAAGCAGAGTTGTCCTTCCTGATTGAACAGATTGCAACAAGAAACTCACAGCTTGAAGTACCATACACATATCTGAACCCTAACCAGATAGAGAACAGTGTAACTAtttaa